The following proteins are co-located in the Nonlabens ponticola genome:
- a CDS encoding transketolase gives MADIQQLKDLTTQVRRDIVRQVHAVNSGHPGGSLGCAEFLVVLYNEIMQHDPSFDMDGKGEDLFFLSNGHISPVFYSVLARAGYFPVEELNTFRKLDSRLQGHPTTHEGLPGVRIASGSLGQGMSVAIGAAEAKKLNNDKRTIFTLHGDGELQEGQNWEAIMYASANKVDNLIATIDVNGQQIDGSTESVLALGDLENKFVAFGWEVVIVANGNDIASVISGIEEAISLSRKQKPVCILLHTSMGHGVDFMMGSHKWHGVAPNDEQLAEALKQNPETLGDY, from the coding sequence ATGGCTGATATACAGCAATTAAAAGACCTTACCACGCAGGTGCGACGCGACATTGTGCGTCAAGTACATGCAGTAAACAGTGGTCATCCAGGTGGCTCACTAGGCTGTGCGGAATTTCTAGTGGTTCTCTATAACGAGATCATGCAACACGATCCTAGTTTTGACATGGACGGTAAAGGAGAAGATCTGTTCTTCCTTTCTAATGGCCACATCTCACCAGTATTTTATAGCGTTTTAGCTCGTGCTGGATATTTTCCCGTTGAGGAATTGAACACCTTCCGTAAGCTGGATTCCAGACTACAAGGTCACCCAACGACTCATGAAGGACTACCAGGCGTGCGTATTGCCAGTGGTTCACTAGGTCAAGGAATGAGTGTTGCCATAGGTGCTGCCGAGGCTAAAAAACTCAACAATGACAAGCGCACGATTTTTACATTGCACGGTGATGGAGAGTTGCAGGAAGGCCAGAATTGGGAAGCAATCATGTATGCCAGCGCTAACAAGGTTGATAACCTTATCGCGACCATCGATGTTAACGGTCAACAAATTGACGGTAGTACAGAGAGCGTTCTGGCACTAGGAGATCTTGAAAATAAGTTTGTGGCCTTCGGCTGGGAAGTTGTTATAGTGGCAAACGGGAACGATATAGCCAGTGTGATTTCTGGTATTGAAGAGGCGATCTCGCTTTCGCGAAAGCAAAAACCTGTATGCATCCTGCTTCATACAAGCATGGGCCATGGTGTGGACTTTATGATGGGTTCTCACAAATGGCATGGTGTAGCTCCTAATGATGAGCAACTTGCAGAAGCACTGAAACAGAATCCTGAAACGCTAGGCGACTACTAA